One genomic window of Arachis stenosperma cultivar V10309 chromosome 10, arast.V10309.gnm1.PFL2, whole genome shotgun sequence includes the following:
- the LOC130957488 gene encoding DNA cross-link repair protein SNM1 — translation MMMSRSHCHTEAQFSFPEHDYDDDDFHLPLTQTTLAPSNSHRPSKKLKHKSTTTHHFGKENVPPYDTDFNIENCSLDCIPSTIDCATVCHSQQQNDVVPSCSAESQGLKKKTNCAYFRNSIESKLVALGPHARLSHGSGKPLDDNDDDDSDLDLLLNLCNELDEDERSRMMPRVDGVGGSVLCPLCDVDISSFSEEQRHLHTNHCLDRVEDQAQDVAVRDGENDGVGAQLEPEPKPKVANVSAVVDWLRSIGLAKYEDIFVREEVDWDTLQWLKEEDLLSIGITALGPRKKIVHALYELRKGTGPSDEKHEDAIAEPRRSGNQKVKLQREKSEKKVDGKTKPVTNKLITEYFPGSAGNGKKTPAASGEQQETKNSTLDSGHKSKAKNTSTNRKLRDVPQWCSIPGTPFRVDAFKYLRGDCSHWFLTHFHLDHYQGLTKSFSHGKIYCSSITASLVNINIGIAYDKIHVLPLNEKVSIDGVDVTCLDANHCPGSIMILFQPPNGKAVLHTGDFRYSEEIANNPFLRMCRIHTLILDTTYCNPQYDFPKQEAVIQFVIDAIQAEAFNPQTLFLIGSYTIGKERLFLEVARTLRKKVYVTAAKLRLLKCLGFREEDMQWFTLNEHESNIHVAPMWTLASFKRLKHISSQYAGRFSLIVAFSPTGWTFGKGKKKSPGRRWQQGTIIRYEVPYSEHCSYAELKEFVKLISPDNIIPSVNNDGPESVDAMISLMLP, via the exons ATGATGATGAGTCGCAGCCACTGCCACACTGAAGCTCAGTTCTCTTTTCCCGAACACGACTATGACGACGATGATTTCCACCTCCCTCTTACGCAGACCACACTTGCCCCTTCCAATTCTCACCGTCCATCCAAGAAGCTCAAGCACAAGTCAACGACCACACATCACTTCGGCAAGGAGAACGTTCCCCCTTACGACACTGACTTTAATATTGAAAACTGCAGCTTGGATTGCATCCCTTCCACCATAGATTGCGCCACCGTTTGTCATTCCCAACAGCAAAACGACGTCGTTCCTTCGTGCTCCGCGGAGTCCCAGGGCCTGAAGAAGAAAACCAACTGCGCGTACTTCCGAAATTCGATAGAGTCCAAGCTGGTGGCGTTGGGACCACACGCGCGGCTCAGCCACGGATCTGGAAAACCTTtggatgataatgatgatgatgattcgGACCTCGATCTGTTGCTGAATTTGTGCAATGAGTTAGATGAAGATGAAAGATCTAGGATGATGCCGCGTGTTGATGGCGTTGGAGGTTCTGTTCTTTGTCCACTGTGTGATGTTGATATCTCTAGCTTCAGTGAGGAACAGCGACACCTTCACACAAATCATTGCCTTGACAGAGTGGAAGATCAAGCTCAAGAT GTTGCAGTTCGTGATGGCGAGAATGATGGAGTGGGTGCTCAATTGGAGCCAGAGCCGAAGCCGAAAGTTGCCAATGTTTCTGCGGTTGTTGATTGGCTGCGCAGTATCGGCTTAGCGAAATACGAGGATATTTTTGTGAGGGAAGAAGTTGATTGGGACACCTTGCAGTGGCTGAAAGAAGAG GATCTATTAAGCATTGGTATTACTGCACTTGGTCCCAGAAAAAAGATTGTGCATGCTCTTTATGAACTTAGAAAAGGAACTGGCCCTTCAGATGAGAAACATGAGGATGCTATTGCAGAGCCTAGAAGGAGTGGAAACCAGAAAGTCAAATTGCAACGTGAAAAATCTGAAAAGAAAGTTGATGGCAAAACTAAACCAGTGACAAACAAATTGATTACTGAATATTTTCCTGGCTCTGCTGGCAATGGGAAGAAAACACCTGCGGCTTCAGGAGAACAGCAGGAAACAAAAAACAGTACCTTGGATTCTGGCCATAAAAGCAAGGCAAAAAATACGTCTACAAATAGAAAACTTCGTGATGTTCCCCAATGGTGTAGCATTCCTGGAACGCCTTTTCGGGTG GATGCTTTCAAATATCTCAGAGGAGATTGTTCTCACTGGTTTCTCACACACTTCCATTTAGACC ATTATCAAGGTCTCACAAAGTCGTTCAGTCATGGAAAGATCTATTGCTCTTCTATTACTGCTAGCCTTGTAAATATAAACATTGGGATTGCCTATGATAAAATACATGTTTTGCCTCTGAACGAGAAGGTCTCAATAGACGGTGTTGATGTGACCTGCTTGGATGCCAACCATTGTCCGGGTTCGATAATGATCCTCTTTCAACCTCCGAATGGTAAG GCGGTTCTCCATACTGGGGATTTTCGGTACAGTGAAGAAATAGCAAACAATCCTTTTCTCCGGATGTGTCGTATCCATACTTTAATTCTTGATACAACATATTGTAACCCACAG TATGACTTTCCAAAACAAGAAGCTGTCATACAATTTGTTATTGATGCCATTCAAGCGGAGGCTTTTAATCCCCAGACCCTTTTTCTGATTGGCAGCTATACTATTG GAAAAGAAAGGTTATTCTTGGAGGTTGCTCGCACACTTCGTAAGAAGGTTTATGTGACAGCGGCAAAGTTGCGTCTTCTAAAATGTTTGGGATTTAGGGAGGAGGATATGCAGTGGTTTACATTAAATGAGCACGAAAGCAACATTCACGTTGCTCCTATGTGGACACTTGCAAGTTTCAAAAGATTGAAACACATATCAAGTCAATATGCG GGTCGGTTCAGTCTTATAGTTGCTTTCTCTCCCACTGGTTGGACATTTGGCAAAGGTAAAAAGAAGTCTCCTGGAAGAAGGTGGCAGCAGGGTACTATTATAAG GTATGAAGTGCCATACAGTGAGCATTGCAGCTATGCAGAACTCAAAGAGTTTGTGAAACTTATATCCCCTGATAACATTATACCAAGTGTTAATAACGACGGACCAGAATCCGTCGATGCCATGATTTCTCTCATGTTGCCTTGA